The following proteins come from a genomic window of Lolium rigidum isolate FL_2022 chromosome 5, APGP_CSIRO_Lrig_0.1, whole genome shotgun sequence:
- the LOC124657223 gene encoding uncharacterized protein LOC124657223: MPAPRITAPQNGDGHFGILTVRDRIRELPLRTVCCSAGSPPRAKRRCFQNKGVPEGLEALKAATADMFRPLRLNLSDMRSLNTVYDLEDYQIGMIFGAFVGCVCCYQLWRAAPAIFVDAALGYIIYKLSVVSSELHQLRKSNSLITRLEFGVILFMVLKDFRNKYVLLDAVRLPLFFLYLGAFMFDVAGLKKYGRRILISFINLLKMRGGIKEIFRIMWYPGYVSPYDDSFGQR; this comes from the exons ATGCCGGCGCCTAGAATAACGGCACCTCAGAACGGAGATGGCCACTTCGGCATCCTTACAGTTCGTGACAGGATCAGGGAGCTTCCCCTGAGGACAGTG TGTTGCTCTGCCGGTTCTCCTCCTCGGGCGAAGCGGCGCTGCTTCCAGAATAAGGGAGTACCTGAGGGGTTGGAGGCGTTGAAGGCGGCCACCGCCGACATGTTCCGGCCCCTGCGCCTCAACCTTTCTGACATGCGCTCTCTCAACACAGTTTATGACCTCGAAGACTACCAGATTGGCATGATCTTCG GTGCTTTTGTTGGATGCGTTTGCTGTTACCAACTCTGGAGGGCAGCCCCTGCCATCTTTGTTGATGCTGCCCTTGGCTACATCATATACAAGCTTAGTGTTGTGTCCTCGGAGCTGCATCAGCTGCGCAAATCCAACAGTTTAATTACCCGGCTAGAATTCG GGGTCATACTTTTCATGGTCCTCAAGGATTTCAGAAATAAATATGTACTTCTTGATGCTGTTAG GTTGCCACTTTTCTTTCTGTACCTTGGTGCATTCATGTTTGACGTGGCGGGATTGAAGAAGTATGGGAGGCGTATTCTGATTTCTTTTATTAATCTACTGAAAATGAGAGGCGGAATAAAAGAAATATTCAGGATCATGTGGTATCCTGGATACGTTTCTCCTTATGATGACTCATTTGGCCAGAGATAA